Proteins from a genomic interval of Cygnus olor isolate bCygOlo1 chromosome 9, bCygOlo1.pri.v2, whole genome shotgun sequence:
- the CAPN10 gene encoding calpain-10 isoform X3 → MLGEKKRLTVKRDLYADPTFPASDASIFFNYCTPLAQFRGEISWLRPQDICSTPRLFSNNLQDVQVKQGILGDCWFLCACVALQKSKYLLNKVIPPGQPSWTDESYRGCFTCRVWQFGHWVEVTIDDRLPCLGGKLCFSQCQTEDLFWLPLLEKAYAKLHGSYEQLWAGQVADALVDLTGGIAERWTLKDPGRNVEKEKTGMVLKKELFRRLMNLKEQCVISCSVLNSRQGASELGEFHAFIVIDMLNLSEVSGKEIVLLRIRNPWGRRCWRGPWCEGGQGWSQLDPVVASELLSQIQEGEFWVDEEEFFREFDEITMGFPVNEEGQLQSLYTEKVLYHSQNLFGSWVRGQSAGGCRNNSSFPTNPKFWLRVCEKSEVCIALLQKDRKYSADWAGRIQNLTHLVEKTLSLTEGMQVKNYQAVGLHVWKVEKKRFNLPKTLSAPPVVGTICHSYDREVHVCCDLSPGYYLVVPSTFLKDAVGHFLLRVFSTGRISLRTRKKQCESYSPSALPR, encoded by the exons GACATTTGTTCTACTCCTCGGTTATTTTCAAACAATCTGCAGGATGTGCAAGTGAAACAAGGAATCCTGGGAGATTGTTGGTTCCTGTGTGCCTGTGTAGCTTTGCAGAAGAGTAAATACCTACTGAATAAG GTAATCCCTCCAGGTCAGCCCAGCTGGACAGATGAGTCATATCGAGGCTGTTTCACTTGTCGAGTCTGGCAGTTTGGACACTGGGTAGAAGTAACCATTGATGATCGTTTGCCTTGCCTTGGTGGTAAACTCTGCTTTTCCCAGTGTCAGACAGAAGATTTGTTTTGGCTTCCGCTGCTGGAAAAAGCTTATGCAAA ACTGCATGGATCATATGAACAGCTGTGGGCAGGACAGGTGGCGGATGCTTTGGTTGATCTGACTGGAGGCATTGCTGAAAGATGGACCCTGAAAGACCCTGGAAGAAATGTAGAGAAAGAGAAGACTGGTATGGTTTTGAAGAAAGAATTGTTCAGGAGATTAATGAATCTGAAGGAACAATGCGTAATAAGCTGCTCAGTCCTCAATTCCAGACAAG gtgCAAGTGAGCTAGGAGAATTTCATGCCTTTATTGTGATAGACATGTTGAATCTTTCTGAAGTGTCAGGCAAAGAAATTGTCCTGCTACGAATACGAAATCCTTGGGGGAGGCGGTGCTGGAGAGGTCCCTGGTGTGAGGG TGGTCAAGGGTGGAGCCAACTAGATCCGGTAGTTGCCTCAGAACTGCTCTCACAGATCCAAGAGGGAGAATTCTGGGTTGATGAAGAGGaatttttcagagaatttgATGAGATTACCATGGGCTTTCCAGTCAATGAGGAAGGACAACTTCAGAGCCTCTATACAG AGAAAGTGCTGTATCACTCTCAGAATCTTTTTGGATCCTGGGTGAGAGGCCAGTCTGCAGGTGGCTGCCGTAACAACAGCAGCTTCCCGACCAACCCTAAGTTCTGGCTGAGAGTCTGTGAGAAGAGTGAGGTGTGcattgctctgctgcagaaagacaggaaatacAGTGCTGACTGGGCTGGAAGAATTCAAAATCTAACTCACTTAGTAGAGAAAACTCTGTCTTTGACTGAAGGCATGCAGGTGAAGAATTATCAGGCTGTGGGACTGCATGTCTGGAAG GTGGAGAAGAAACGATTTAACCTTCCAAAGACCCTCTCAGCTCCTCCAGTTGTAGGTACCATCTGCCATTCGTATGATAGAGAAGTGCATGTATGCTGTGACCTTTCACCTGGGTATTATCTTGTTGTTCCCAGTACTTTTCTAAAAGATGCAGTAGGGCATTTCTTGCTTCGTGTATTTTCAACAGGAAGAATCTCTCTCAG GACCAGGAAAAAGCAGTGTGAAAGTTACTCTCCGTCAGCACTGCCAAGATAG